A genomic segment from Drosophila miranda strain MSH22 chromosome 3, D.miranda_PacBio2.1, whole genome shotgun sequence encodes:
- the LOC108159864 gene encoding serine-threonine kinase receptor-associated protein — protein MDLNFPCGIPLVGHMDSVLDLSFSKVCDSGFYLASVGRDGRGIVRRGDTGEKFRTLLGHQSAVRGVSVSENATIVATGSDDCTARIWSVSSGLELTKFRHTQMVSSLALDTGSERMLTSSQERASKICLYDVNQSKEVLCVYQKKLKGVRNVIFCRDDRSFLASSYDRNIQLWDILSGLRSHKISLPHHAKSMELCADGKTVTIGYGKSVVFFDADTFNIHGHHKMPFKVMGASLHPQKKSFVCASLEGKILKFNYDTGEEEDRFRAQLQMGHNISGIKYSPDGEMYVSSSTDGQITLWSQSSGNRNSDEDSIASYSSDTRDDLLDEVDGQSEEEDYD, from the coding sequence ATGGACTTGAATTTTCCGTGTGGAATCCCACTCGTGGGCCACATGGACTCTGTGCTGGATCTGAGCTTCAGCAAGGTTTGCGATAGCGGCTTCTACTTGGCCTCCGTCGGACGGGATGGCCGGGGGATTGTACGTCGCGGTGACACTGGAGAAAAATTCAGAACCCTCTTGGGCCACCAGAGTGCAGTGCGTGGAGTGTCCGTGAGTGAGAATGCCACGATTGTGGCGACTGGCAGTGATGATTGCACCGCCCGCATTTGGAGTGTCTCCAGTGGCCTTGAACTGACGAAGTTCCGGCATACCCAGATGGTGTCAAGTTTGGCGCTGGACACTGGGTCGGAGCGCATGCTTACCAGCAGCCAGGAGCGCGCGAGCAAGATCTGTTTGTATGACGTGAATCAAAGCAAGGAGGTCCTGTGCGTTTACCAAAAGAAATTAAAAGGTGTGCGCAACGTGATCTTCTGCCGCGACGATCGCTCGTTTCTCGCCTCGTCCTACGACCGCAACATCCAGCTGTGGGACATTTTGAGTGGCCTGAGAAGCCACAAGATCTCGCTGCCCCATCACGCCAAGAGTATGGAGCTGTGTGCCGATGGGAAGACGGTGACCATCGGCTATGGCAAAAGCGTTGTCTTTTTCGACGCGGATACCTTCAACATACACGGGCATCATAAGATGCCGTTCAAGGTGATGGGCGCATCGCTGCATCCACAGAAGAAGAGCTTTGTGTGTGCCAGCTTGGAAGGAAAGATTCTAAAGTTTAATTACGACACAGGCGAGGAAGAAGATCGATTTAGGGCCCAATTGCAAATGGGGCACAACATTAGCGGCATCAAGTACAGTCCCGACGGCGAGATGTATGTCAGCTCGTCGACCGATGGCCAGATCACACTCTGGTCGCAGTCATCTGGGAACCGGAATAGTGATGAGGACTCCATTGCTTCGTACAGTTCTGACACAAGAGACGACTTACTGGACGAAGTAGATGGACAAAGTGAAGAAGAAGACTACGATTAG
- the LOC117187703 gene encoding uncharacterized protein LOC117187703 — translation MCVMCFTLNVLVYLLVISHFVVEIACRVEFTNIKCNSEDQELSDFEYCYLKSVNRSYKYLSLKVNLLQVPVTKFSTKFGLYKRFSGYKPFLYNFTVNGCNFLKRPKSFPVVSYFYEIFKDYSNMNHSCPYDHDLLVDKLTIERINNRFSKTLTFPEGDYMFEFHFLAYGINRAVVKLYFTLS, via the exons ATGTGCGTGATGTGTTTTACCCTCAATGTTTTGGTGTACCTCCTGGTCATATCCCATTTTGTCGTAGAG ATCGCTTGTCGAGTGGAGTTCACGAACATAAAGTGCAATTCTGAGGACCAGGAGCTCTCCGATTTTGAATATTGTTATCTGAAATCTGTGAACCGGAGCTACAAATATCTATCGCTGAAAGTCAATCTGCTTCAAGTTCCCGTTACCAAATTCTCG ACAAAATTTGGACTGTACAAGCGATTCAGTGGATATAAACCATTCCTTTACAATTTCACTGTGAATGGCTGCAATTTCCTTAAACGTCCAAAATCCTTCCCCGTCGTAAGTTATTTTTATGAGATCTTCAAAGATTATTCGAATATGAATCATTCATGTCCCTACGAT CATGATCTACTAGTGGATAAGCTTACCATCGAGCGGATCAATAACCGATTCTCAAAAACACTGACCTTTCCCGAGGGCGATTACATGTTCGAGTTCCACTTTCTGGCCTACGGCATCAACCGTGCGGTGGTTAAACTATATTTCACCCTTTCGTGA
- the LOC108158061 gene encoding augmin complex subunit dgt5-like, with the protein MAHSDKIEEFKAWAASLGCPPSVIPADEDLRNIFKSRSHQLFAQLQRRIRPREEVEEVRANLLIAQVELHKGKVVPLASRSLLPPQLQRLQQMKELTKEKETAEQTLKEARQAYDKLSASIKSKNIQTIRAKNKRDLLESKCNMLELKLESMKKSYEQELRNKAQILASTPVKLSSENASEKRATKVVEQALKELDTFYGVCNDETNSADALAQAKERLWNEMRIIFSKTPNAPLFNVIMKIKEKQLQYIMQLSTANKGNTPKAKPLLTNYEVKLLKTKAEMLGLAARYLSADKELNKLEARFCQDYTPFVDELQKKVNSFNAIASTDEDSTDELISDFLVQFTMRTFNMARNDFLVEQIEQLRQELKAGAKQLENHDLILSSVKQVYSAESTSINRIQEDMGQLSQIKEKILYSRNMMKNLLATQSQNAKSQLISTKLKVNNMSMLSSESFYMANDSVFCSTKLEFDGNNSIANSTLVPGAAGSAVTLTSGPGTLVPCHLLEVNTFAEMPLVKFSCVPRSCAGLLSANPLIVEAQELASTVQLVPGHLLTPFRALQEVRKRILWASAIAAHTSDLKLSLQPLIVDPHDLKLKARRQQEEIEQKLDSITGIAVKSRLQLQKAERIYHFILENPLNRYVPPTKVFSNGTFSDYESEFNLYYRMATM; encoded by the exons ATGGCACACTCTGATAAAATTGAGGAATTTAAAGCATGGGCCGCAAGTCTTGGCTGTCCGCCCAGTGTCATACCAGCCGATGAAGATCTCAGAAA CATCTTCAAATCGCGCTCCCACCAGCTTTTTGCGCAACTGCAGAGACGTATTCGACCTCGAGAAGAGGTGGAGGAGGTAAGGGCAAATCTGCTCATCGCCCAGGTGGAGCTTCATAAGGGCAAGGTGGTGCCCCTAGCCTCGCGCAGCCTTCTACCACCGCAGCTTCAAAGGCTCCAACAAATGAAGGAGCTGACGAAGGAGAAGGAGACAGCAGAACAAACTCTGAAGGAGGCCAGACAGGCGTATGATAAACTTTCCGCCAGCATCAAATCAAAGA ACATACAAACTATTAGGGCCAAGAACAAGCGAGATCTTCTGGAGTCAAAGTGCAATATGCTGGAGCTGAAACTGGAGTCAATGAAAAAATCGTATGAGCAGGAGCTGAGGAACAAGGCCCAAATCTTGGCGAGCACACCAGTCAAATTGAGTTCGGAGAACGCTAGCGAGAAGCGGGCCACCAAGGTAGTGGAACAGGCGCTCAAGGAGCTAGATACATTTTATGGTGTCTGCAATGACGAGACCAACAGTGCAGACGCATTGGCCCAGGCCAAGGAGCGGCTTTGGAACGAAATGCGGATCATCTTTTCTAAAACTCCTAATGCTCCACTTTTCAATGTAATAATGAAGATCAAGGAGAAACAGCTGCAGTACATAATGCAACTAAGTACGGCGAATAAGGGAAACACCCCAAAAGCCAAGCCCCTGTTGACCAACTACGAGGTAAAACTTCTGAAGACCAAAGCGGAGATGCTCGGACTGGCGGCCAGGTACCTTTCTGCTGATAAGGAGTTGAACAAGCTGGAGGCTCGCTTCTGCCAGGACTATACTCCTTTTGTTGACGAGCTGCAAAAGAAGGTGAACAGCTTCAATGCGATTGCCAGTACCGACGAGGACAGCACGGACGAGCTAATCAGCGACTTTCTTGTGCAGTTTACCATGCGGACTTTCAATATGGCCCGCAACGATTTCCTCGTCGAGCAAATTGAGCAGCTGCGCCAGGAGCTGAAAGCCGGCGCCAAGCAGCTCGAAAATCACGACCTAATTCTAAGCTCCGTGAAACAGGTGTACAGCGCAGAAAGCACCTCCATCAATCGCATACAGGAAGATATGGGCCAGCTCTCGCAGATAAAAGAGAAGATCCTCTACTCGAGGAACATGATGAAGAACTTGCTAGCCACCCAGAGCCAGAATGCCAAATCTCAGCTGATCAGCACCAAGCTAAAGGTCAACAACATGTCGATGCTGAGCTCGGAAAGCTTCTACATGGCCAACGACAGTGTGTTCTGTAGCACCAAGCTTGAGTTCGATGGCAACAACAGCATTGCCAACTCCACTCTGGTGCCGGGAGCAGCCGGCTCGGCAGTTACTCTCACATCTGGGCCCGGCACCCTTGTGCCCTGCCACCTTCTCGAAGTAAACACGTTCGCCGAAATGCCGCTGGTAAAGTTTAGCTGCGTACCCCGATCCTG CGCTGGTTTGCTGTCGGCCAATCCGCTCATCGTTGAAGCCCAGGAGCTGGCCTCCACCGTTCAACTGGTGCCGGGCCATCTGCTGACACCCTTCAGGGCCCTGCAGGAAGTCCGTAAACGCATTTTGTGGGCGTCGGCAATTGCCGCACACACGTCTGATTTGAAATTGAGTTTGCAGCCGTTAATTG TGGATCCGCACGATTTGAAGCTGAAGGCACGTCGCCAGCAGGAGGAAATCGAACAAAAGCTGGACAGCATAACGGGCATCGCCGTGAAGTCCAGACTTCAGTTGCAGAAGGCTGAGCGCATCTATCACTTCATACTCGAGAATCCGTTGAATCGCTACGTGCCTCCCACAAAGGTCTTCAGCAACGGCACCTTTTCCGACTACGAGTCGGAGTTCAATCTGTATTATCGCATGGCCACCATGTAG